One genomic window of Maribacter aquivivus includes the following:
- a CDS encoding sulfatase family protein has protein sequence MFKKLFFLFLVVVCFSSCEKVAKEPIVTKKPNIIYIMADDHTTQAFGIYGSRLASLNPTPALDQLANEGMIFDNCFVTNAICTPSRATIITGQYSQANGVLDLEGHIPPERQYLPQEMKKLGYESAIVGKWHLENEPASFDYYAVLPGQGKYHNPEFIVQGENEWPENRIQTTGHSSDNITDLTIEWLKDKRNKDKPFFLMHHYKAPHDDFEYAPRYKDYLEDEYIPEPVSLYVNGNNGSIATRGNNDSLLNVIGSSVSKRNTIRGMGMRIWSDEYTKISNPDFDASIKTKLDLSDNGYTHATYQEYLKRYLRCVKGVDDNIARLIKFLKEEGLYDNTIIVYTGDQGFMLGEHDYIDKRWMYEESMRMPFFVRYPEKIKAGSRTDAIINNTDFAPTLIDMAGGTAPEQMQGHSFKTILETGEEPEGWQQSTYYRYWMHMAHAHANPAHFGIRTKQYKLIFFYGKYWVDTKDPKATWNKKSWGNRFEMDTPVAWEFYDLGKDSQEMNNAYNNPVYKDVIADLKNQLLQKRKSLNEEDGDKYPHIQKVIDEHWND, from the coding sequence ATGTTTAAAAAACTCTTTTTCCTTTTTCTTGTAGTCGTATGTTTTTCATCTTGTGAAAAGGTTGCTAAAGAACCTATAGTTACCAAAAAACCAAATATCATTTATATAATGGCCGATGATCATACAACACAGGCTTTTGGTATTTATGGTAGTAGATTGGCGAGTTTAAACCCTACTCCGGCATTAGATCAATTGGCAAATGAGGGGATGATTTTTGACAACTGCTTTGTTACCAATGCTATTTGTACACCTAGTAGAGCTACCATTATTACAGGGCAATATAGCCAAGCAAACGGTGTGTTGGATCTAGAAGGTCATATACCACCAGAAAGGCAATATCTGCCTCAAGAAATGAAGAAATTAGGGTATGAATCTGCTATTGTGGGTAAATGGCATTTAGAAAATGAACCTGCTTCATTTGATTATTATGCAGTTTTACCTGGTCAAGGTAAATATCATAATCCAGAGTTTATTGTACAAGGTGAAAACGAATGGCCAGAAAATAGAATACAAACAACGGGACACTCTAGTGATAATATTACTGATTTAACCATAGAATGGCTAAAGGACAAACGAAATAAAGACAAGCCATTTTTCTTAATGCATCATTATAAAGCGCCACATGATGACTTTGAGTATGCGCCCAGATATAAAGATTATTTAGAAGACGAGTATATACCAGAGCCAGTAAGTTTATATGTAAATGGTAATAACGGATCTATTGCAACAAGAGGAAATAATGATTCACTGTTAAATGTAATTGGCTCATCTGTGTCTAAACGAAATACAATAAGAGGTATGGGCATGCGTATCTGGAGTGATGAGTATACTAAGATTTCTAATCCAGATTTTGATGCTTCTATCAAAACTAAATTAGACTTAAGCGATAATGGGTATACACATGCAACCTATCAAGAATATCTAAAAAGATATTTGCGTTGCGTAAAAGGTGTTGACGATAACATTGCCCGATTAATTAAATTCTTAAAGGAAGAAGGACTTTATGATAATACCATTATAGTATACACCGGTGATCAAGGTTTTATGCTTGGAGAGCATGATTACATTGATAAAAGATGGATGTATGAAGAATCTATGCGTATGCCATTCTTTGTTCGTTACCCAGAAAAAATTAAAGCTGGATCAAGAACTGATGCTATTATCAATAACACCGATTTTGCACCTACTTTAATTGATATGGCTGGTGGTACAGCACCTGAACAAATGCAGGGACATAGTTTTAAAACTATTCTAGAAACGGGAGAGGAGCCAGAGGGCTGGCAACAATCTACCTACTATAGATATTGGATGCATATGGCGCATGCGCATGCTAACCCAGCGCATTTTGGTATTCGTACAAAACAATATAAACTAATCTTCTTCTATGGCAAATATTGGGTAGATACAAAAGACCCGAAGGCAACGTGGAATAAAAAAAGTTGGGGTAATAGGTTTGAGATGGATACACCTGTTGCGTGGGAGTTTTATGATTTAGGTAAGGATTCTCAAGAAATGAACAATGCATATAATAACCCTGTTTACAAAGATGTAATTGCAGATTTAAAAAATCAACTTTTACAAAAGCGAAAGAGTTTAAATGAAGAGGATGGCGATAAGTATCCACATATTCAAAAGGTAATAGATGAGCACTGGAATGATTAA
- a CDS encoding DUF5060 domain-containing protein — protein MKVIFRTVVFLCIIVSTNGFAQLKKQNYSAKAISVQKWEVLDINFQAKSKNTSPFTAEFSAVFTHENGKQQKVPGFFNGKNDWILRFSSAAEGNYTYITSSEIKALNNKRGKVTVTAAQINNHGGIVVNDDDPQHFYYEDGTPYFLLAFECDWLYALDYHNEKGLPKTEHLLNLISENGFNQIVMNVFSYDVSWQKDEKLKQYPEHEFGGPDDIFPFLGNNENPDYSALNPIFFQRLDRTISMMHDKRIASHLMIYVWNKLVAWPDMNSDADNMYFDYVVKRYQAFPNMVWDISKEALYYGRADEDYIHGRIERIRENDQFNRLVSVHDFKYCSNFPEKVDFISTQNWSHNIYDKMLDAKTKFKDKPIFNIEHGGYEESPYTVFTGDYINAETCLRRNYMCLFAGVYTTYYWQGASWNVIIYNPFEQPEDFIKPKFEYFEHMQKLFKEFDFAKLKPTPWQNGSAYNLTDNNETVLLYMHKENYGIDAAFLKKESSKRSLQWFNTLTGEFSQTIGLPNSGKLISPWQGKADAVLISRLK, from the coding sequence ATGAAAGTCATTTTTAGAACAGTAGTGTTTTTATGTATTATCGTATCAACTAATGGCTTTGCCCAATTAAAAAAGCAGAACTATAGCGCAAAAGCTATCTCTGTTCAAAAATGGGAAGTTCTGGATATTAACTTTCAAGCTAAATCAAAAAATACATCTCCTTTTACGGCTGAATTTTCGGCCGTTTTCACTCATGAAAATGGTAAGCAGCAGAAGGTGCCTGGTTTTTTTAATGGAAAAAATGATTGGATTCTTAGGTTCTCAAGCGCTGCAGAAGGTAATTATACATATATAACTTCTTCAGAAATAAAGGCATTAAACAATAAAAGGGGTAAGGTTACGGTAACGGCTGCCCAGATCAATAACCACGGTGGTATTGTCGTTAACGATGATGATCCCCAACATTTTTATTATGAAGATGGTACGCCATATTTTTTATTGGCATTTGAGTGCGATTGGTTGTATGCCTTAGATTACCATAATGAAAAAGGCTTGCCAAAAACCGAACATTTATTAAACCTTATTTCAGAAAATGGCTTTAACCAGATTGTAATGAACGTCTTTTCTTATGATGTAAGTTGGCAAAAGGATGAAAAGCTAAAACAATACCCTGAGCATGAATTTGGAGGACCAGATGATATTTTTCCTTTTTTAGGTAACAATGAGAATCCAGATTACTCTGCTTTGAACCCTATTTTCTTTCAAAGATTAGATCGTACTATAAGTATGATGCATGACAAACGTATTGCCTCTCACCTAATGATTTATGTTTGGAATAAATTGGTCGCTTGGCCAGATATGAATAGTGATGCCGATAATATGTATTTCGATTATGTGGTAAAACGTTATCAGGCTTTCCCGAATATGGTTTGGGACATTTCTAAAGAGGCGCTTTATTATGGTAGGGCAGATGAAGATTATATTCATGGTAGAATTGAAAGAATACGCGAAAACGACCAGTTTAATAGGTTGGTTTCTGTTCACGATTTTAAATACTGCTCAAATTTTCCAGAAAAAGTAGATTTTATTTCCACTCAAAATTGGTCGCATAATATCTATGATAAAATGCTTGATGCCAAGACTAAGTTTAAAGACAAACCTATTTTTAATATTGAACATGGTGGTTATGAGGAGTCCCCATATACTGTCTTTACTGGAGATTATATAAATGCCGAAACTTGCTTACGAAGAAATTATATGTGTTTGTTTGCAGGTGTTTACACTACTTATTATTGGCAAGGCGCTTCATGGAATGTTATCATTTATAACCCTTTTGAACAGCCAGAAGATTTCATAAAACCAAAGTTTGAATATTTTGAACATATGCAAAAGTTGTTTAAAGAATTCGACTTTGCCAAGTTAAAACCAACTCCTTGGCAAAATGGCAGCGCATACAATCTAACCGATAACAATGAAACTGTTCTGTTGTATATGCACAAAGAAAATTACGGTATTGATGCGGCTTTTCTTAAAAAAGAAAGCTCAAAAAGGTCATTACAATGGTTCAATACATTAACGGGAGAATTTAGCCAAACTATAGGATTGCCAAATTCTGGAAAATTAATTTCACCATGGCAAGGAAAAGCCGATGCAGTATTGATTTCCAGGCTTAAATAG
- a CDS encoding alpha-L-fucosidase: MNFKRYKLFAFLICTTVLFSCGDQKEKKEVVEQTKPVYEANWESIKANYKDPAWFNKQKFGIFIHWGAYSVPAYSSEWYPRKMYMDSATFSAQLELGQKGPSDVFLHHKEKWGDQKEFGYKDFIPMFKGENFDANEWIDIFEKAGAKYVIPVAEHHDGFAMYKSNVTRWNSVDMGPKKDILGELFKAGREKGMIMGASSHFAFNWSFYNKKDKFDTTDPKNSDLYSTKGKDLNEPVSDEFKELWWARTKDIIDNYQPDILWFDFYLDIPDFADQRPKLAAYYYNKGIEWDKEVVLQDKNFSHEAFPEGTVVYDLERGKLPGIRKLPWQTDTSIGKNSWSHVTNWESKTANEIVDDLVDIVSKNGNLLLNVGPKSDGTIPEDQQAILFEIGDWLKINGDAIYDTTYWKTFGEGPTEVKKGHHSEGDNEGLSSKDIRFTIKDNKLFAIVLDWPEDGMVNIESLAKDSEYVKDLEIANAKVLGSTDKIKWSQETDGLKVTMPKEKPGDFAYVIQFDLR; the protein is encoded by the coding sequence ATGAATTTTAAAAGATATAAGTTATTCGCCTTTTTGATTTGCACCACCGTACTTTTTTCTTGTGGCGATCAAAAAGAAAAGAAAGAAGTTGTTGAGCAAACGAAACCTGTTTATGAAGCAAATTGGGAATCTATAAAAGCTAATTACAAAGATCCTGCATGGTTTAATAAACAAAAATTCGGAATTTTTATTCATTGGGGTGCTTATAGTGTACCTGCTTATAGTTCTGAGTGGTATCCTAGAAAAATGTATATGGATTCGGCAACCTTCTCTGCACAATTAGAACTAGGACAAAAAGGACCTTCAGATGTATTTTTACATCACAAAGAAAAATGGGGCGATCAGAAAGAGTTCGGTTATAAAGATTTTATTCCAATGTTTAAAGGAGAAAACTTCGATGCAAACGAATGGATCGATATTTTCGAGAAAGCTGGGGCTAAGTATGTAATACCTGTAGCAGAACATCATGATGGTTTTGCAATGTACAAGTCTAATGTAACACGATGGAATTCTGTAGACATGGGTCCTAAGAAAGATATTTTAGGAGAATTGTTCAAAGCAGGTAGAGAAAAAGGTATGATTATGGGGGCTTCTTCACATTTCGCCTTCAACTGGTCATTCTATAATAAGAAAGATAAATTCGATACTACAGATCCTAAAAATTCAGACCTGTATTCTACAAAAGGTAAAGACTTAAATGAACCGGTATCTGATGAGTTCAAAGAATTATGGTGGGCGAGAACAAAAGATATTATCGATAACTATCAACCAGATATTTTATGGTTCGATTTTTACCTAGATATACCAGATTTTGCCGATCAAAGACCTAAGCTAGCGGCTTATTATTATAATAAGGGTATTGAATGGGATAAAGAAGTGGTCTTACAAGATAAAAATTTCTCTCATGAAGCATTTCCAGAAGGTACGGTAGTATACGATTTAGAAAGAGGTAAGCTGCCAGGTATTCGAAAATTGCCATGGCAAACAGATACATCAATAGGTAAAAACTCTTGGAGTCATGTTACAAATTGGGAGTCTAAAACAGCCAATGAAATTGTAGATGATTTAGTAGATATTGTAAGTAAAAATGGAAACCTATTATTAAATGTGGGTCCCAAATCTGACGGTACTATTCCAGAAGATCAGCAGGCTATATTATTTGAAATAGGAGATTGGCTAAAGATTAATGGCGATGCCATTTATGATACCACATATTGGAAAACTTTTGGGGAAGGCCCAACTGAGGTAAAAAAAGGACATCATTCTGAAGGGGATAATGAAGGTTTGTCTTCAAAAGATATCAGGTTTACCATAAAAGATAATAAGTTGTTTGCCATTGTTCTAGATTGGCCAGAAGACGGTATGGTAAATATTGAGTCTTTAGCTAAAGATTCTGAATATGTAAAAGATTTAGAAATTGCCAATGCAAAAGTATTGGGTAGTACAGATAAAATTAAATGGAGTCAAGAGACTGACGGTTTAAAGGTTACTATGCCTAAAGAAAAACCAGGTGACTTTGCATATGTTATTCAGTTCGATTTACGATAG
- a CDS encoding sulfatase family protein, with product MKNFTTGCLFAITAFLSAQEKPNVIVVLADDIGVGDVSYYRRMHSNEIIVETPGLDQLAKEGMVFTDAHSPAALCAPSRYAIMTGNNCYRSYAPWGVWGAYQPSPIEPDQLTLGKLMKNAGYQTAFLGKWGFGMDFYKKGDSTQIHEGPRKRVELDVDVRQIAGKGPLQNGFDYSLTFPAGIQNVPYAVYENEKWMPLSEDSEIGYISQEKMTKLDVKLDKDEGLGDTAWDPHNMGPLLVNKAIDYIENTNEDQPFFMYYCSLAVHLPHTPTKELNNIKIAETTPSHHLDLVKELDIQMAMLIKSLKKKGIYENTLIIFTSDNGGLQRKETMASGHQSNDIYRGGKNQPYEGGQRVPFIASWAGKIKPGSISNTPVLGLDVLGTLAAITNQEVEENQANDSANLLPTLLGQTSSEVHPYLINQSGTSREAMIVKDGYKLIIAFDKKDKTDNTRKPLALFNLKDNAEENEKFNLVDKPNYKEKVAELFNAYNTFRSSGNHTKI from the coding sequence ATGAAAAATTTTACTACAGGTTGCCTTTTTGCAATAACTGCATTTTTATCGGCTCAAGAAAAGCCAAATGTTATTGTTGTTTTGGCCGATGATATAGGTGTAGGCGATGTCTCGTATTATAGAAGAATGCATTCCAATGAAATTATAGTTGAAACCCCTGGCTTAGATCAATTGGCTAAAGAAGGTATGGTTTTTACAGATGCACACTCACCTGCCGCACTTTGCGCACCTTCGCGTTACGCTATAATGACGGGTAATAATTGTTACCGAAGCTATGCGCCTTGGGGTGTTTGGGGCGCATACCAACCTTCTCCTATTGAACCTGATCAATTGACCTTAGGTAAGTTGATGAAAAACGCTGGTTACCAAACTGCTTTTTTAGGCAAATGGGGATTTGGAATGGACTTCTATAAAAAAGGAGATTCAACACAAATACATGAAGGGCCTCGTAAACGTGTGGAGCTTGATGTAGATGTACGACAAATAGCGGGTAAAGGTCCACTGCAAAACGGATTTGATTATAGTTTGACCTTCCCTGCCGGAATTCAGAACGTGCCCTACGCAGTTTATGAAAATGAAAAGTGGATGCCTTTAAGTGAGGATTCTGAAATAGGTTACATTTCTCAAGAGAAAATGACCAAACTCGATGTCAAGCTTGATAAAGACGAAGGTTTAGGTGACACTGCTTGGGATCCTCATAACATGGGGCCACTGCTAGTAAATAAGGCAATAGATTATATAGAGAATACTAATGAAGATCAACCCTTCTTTATGTATTACTGCTCTCTAGCGGTGCATTTGCCACATACACCTACTAAAGAACTTAATAATATTAAAATAGCGGAAACGACACCATCGCACCATTTAGATTTGGTTAAAGAACTAGATATACAAATGGCGATGCTAATAAAGTCGCTTAAAAAGAAAGGTATTTACGAGAATACATTAATCATTTTTACTTCTGATAATGGTGGTCTCCAAAGGAAGGAAACCATGGCCTCTGGGCACCAATCTAATGATATTTATCGTGGTGGTAAAAATCAACCTTATGAAGGTGGTCAACGAGTGCCATTTATTGCTTCTTGGGCAGGTAAAATTAAACCAGGCTCTATTTCTAATACACCTGTTTTAGGTCTTGATGTTTTAGGAACTCTTGCTGCAATTACGAACCAAGAAGTTGAAGAAAACCAAGCGAACGATTCGGCTAATTTATTACCTACGTTATTAGGGCAAACGTCAAGTGAGGTACATCCATATCTAATTAATCAATCAGGTACTAGTCGAGAAGCTATGATTGTTAAAGATGGTTATAAATTGATAATTGCTTTCGATAAAAAAGATAAAACCGACAATACAAGGAAGCCCTTAGCATTATTTAATTTGAAAGATAATGCTGAAGAAAATGAAAAATTCAATTTAGTAGACAAACCTAATTATAAGGAAAAGGTTGCAGAGCTTTTTAATGCTTACAATACATTTCGATCTAGTGGTAACCATACAAAAATTTAA
- a CDS encoding alpha-L-fucosidase translates to MKKVKLTLVLALMFTIGYGQQSNKIEDNKSQMFEESWQSLEKVNASPNWFQDAKFGIYAHWGPVSSAFEGSDPDTFYAGWHGMKMYEDGKKVPTKSGKPTSNFVHHSKKYGNPKKYGYKYIIEQFDPSAFDAKQWAELFVKSGAKFAGPVAMHHDNFAMWDSKSTRWNSKNYGGIDPSAELKKEIEATGLKFMASFHHAFTWQYYAPAHKHGGVAPEDYDLYTNPHELNSETPDDQFYADWWAKLKEYIDVYQPDLIWFDWWLENMNEETRLKFLAYYYNKGLEWNKEVVVSYKESTFPETVAIKDYERGRPNQPKSPTWLTDTSPGAWFYRPNAKFKTPNELVDILVDIVSKNGLMLLNVPPNPDGSIPQEMQDLLINMGEWLAINGDAIYATRPWTIFGEGPTRLPEGGHKVEKFKIEYKSTDIRFTKKSDKEFYIIVLDTPTNEIIVKSLSTEIGVLNSKIKNITLLGSNEKINWVKDDRGLVIKTPSKLPSNYAHAFKVVLEGYKENNIGGNIDAHVD, encoded by the coding sequence ATGAAAAAAGTAAAATTAACATTAGTCTTGGCTTTGATGTTCACCATTGGTTATGGTCAACAAAGCAATAAAATAGAAGATAACAAGAGTCAGATGTTCGAAGAGAGCTGGCAATCTTTAGAAAAAGTGAATGCTAGTCCTAATTGGTTTCAAGATGCCAAATTTGGCATTTATGCCCATTGGGGTCCCGTTTCTTCAGCATTTGAAGGCTCAGATCCTGATACATTCTACGCAGGTTGGCATGGCATGAAAATGTATGAAGATGGTAAAAAAGTACCTACTAAAAGTGGTAAACCTACTTCTAACTTTGTACATCATTCAAAAAAATATGGAAATCCTAAAAAGTATGGCTACAAATATATTATAGAGCAATTTGATCCATCGGCTTTTGATGCAAAACAATGGGCAGAGCTGTTTGTAAAATCGGGAGCTAAATTTGCAGGGCCTGTTGCCATGCATCATGATAATTTTGCAATGTGGGATAGTAAGAGTACTAGATGGAATTCTAAAAACTATGGTGGTATTGACCCATCGGCAGAACTAAAGAAAGAAATAGAAGCAACAGGTTTAAAATTCATGGCATCTTTTCATCATGCTTTTACGTGGCAATATTATGCTCCCGCACATAAACATGGTGGCGTGGCTCCAGAAGATTATGATTTATATACCAATCCGCATGAGTTGAATTCAGAAACTCCCGATGATCAATTCTATGCAGATTGGTGGGCAAAACTTAAAGAATATATTGATGTGTATCAGCCAGATTTAATTTGGTTCGATTGGTGGTTAGAAAATATGAATGAAGAAACAAGGTTAAAATTCTTGGCGTATTACTACAATAAAGGGCTAGAATGGAACAAAGAGGTGGTGGTTTCTTATAAAGAATCAACGTTTCCGGAAACAGTGGCAATTAAAGATTATGAACGTGGTAGACCTAACCAGCCAAAATCGCCAACATGGTTAACTGATACTTCACCTGGTGCTTGGTTTTATAGACCTAATGCAAAGTTTAAAACACCAAATGAACTTGTTGATATTTTGGTGGATATTGTTTCTAAAAATGGATTGATGCTTTTGAACGTTCCTCCAAATCCAGATGGGTCTATTCCTCAAGAGATGCAAGATTTATTAATAAATATGGGTGAGTGGTTAGCGATTAACGGTGATGCTATTTACGCAACCCGACCATGGACTATTTTTGGAGAAGGACCAACGCGTTTACCAGAGGGTGGGCATAAAGTTGAAAAATTTAAAATAGAATATAAGAGCACAGATATTAGATTCACCAAAAAATCTGATAAAGAGTTTTACATTATTGTGTTAGATACACCCACAAATGAGATTATAGTAAAGTCATTATCTACCGAAATAGGAGTATTAAATTCCAAAATAAAGAATATTACTCTTTTAGGAAGTAACGAAAAAATCAATTGGGTAAAAGACGATAGAGGTTTGGTTATAAAAACTCCTTCTAAATTACCTTCTAATTATGCACATGCTTTTAAAGTTGTGTTAGAAGGGTATAAAGAAAATAATATTGGGGGTAATATTGATGCTCATGTAGATTAA